aataacaataatgatgataataatgataataataatgatgatgattataataataacaataatgatgattgtaataattataatacattctttttttaatttgtttttttttaaagatttatttttggtttttttgtgcctttatttgagagatagatagtagggaatgacatgcgggtaaggagccacaggccagattcgaacccgggccgcccgctttgaggaccacagcctccgtacatggggcacgtgaCTAacccactgtgccaccagcgccccaatgcattgagtttttagaaaagcgctatataaaactAAAGACGTTTTGACAAAAacgacaaaaaacaaaacaaggacaGTACGACAAAGGAGTaatgtaaggggggggggggggtggatgctagtggttgtaggcagtgttgaagaggtgagttttcagggatttcttgaaggaagtgAGCGTGGAGGAGCTCAATAACTAAAGTGATACTGTTCTGAGATGAACATTCAGACACCTGAGACACATTgatttctctcctctgctttctcACATGCCCTCATGTGTTTTCTCGTTCGTCCTGCAGGTGTTGGCAGCGGACATAGCAGTCAGTGGGACTTCTGGGGAAACACGTTGGTGACCAGCTCGTACGTCAGACTCACACCAGATGAGAGAAGCAAACAGGGATCCATCTGGAACACTGTGGTGAGAAGATACTATAAATATAAAATCCTGCTTATTACTTCACTGTTAAATCTACGTCTAGGCCAGCTGGTGTAATTGCCCAAAGATCACAGACACCCGAGCCctcacattttaatttaataatgtcataaaatgtaataaatgtattcaagtgtgtgttttttcagctctctcagccTGAATCTTATTGAAGCATCTTTCTTCATTAAGACAGACGTTGAAATAGTTGTGTCTAATTTCCTCTCCATGTCTGTTTGAAAGAGATATCAATCTATAAAAGATGTCAATTTTCATTAGCAAGAATTCCGGGGATTAAGTTGAATAATGAATCAGCAAACCAGTAATTACATTTTTGCCTCTTCAAactgtaaaaatgacattttcaaataatATCCAGAAAGTGGTTGTTGCCGTACTCAAGTGTCAGTTTTGCTGAAATGTATTTGCACAAAACATAAACTGTCAGAAATAACTCTCTGTTGAGAACCAATGAGATCTCTTTAAAAGtgacagatgtttaaaaaaaagaagaaagaagctCTCATCATTGAGATTCttcatttacacattttgtaAGCCCTCATTGCTGCTATAGAAAATAActgctgtgtctgtttttggtCTGCAGCCGTGTCACCTGAAAGACTGGGAGATGCATGTGCAGTTTAAGATTCACGGGTCAGGCAAGAAGAATCTCCATGGCGACGGCATCGCTCTCTGGTACACAAAGGACAGGCTGCATCCAGGTAATGTCATTCTCTTTTGAGTTCCGGCTTTTGTGGAAGAATCTCACCCAGCTTGATATCACATTCATGTTTTGATGAGCCTTCTTGCATCAGATGGTTGATCTTTGAATTTACACAAAATGCACACTCAGCTGTACCTGCAGCTCGTCGTTCAGCCACTTCACTTCACCTGCTTAACCTGTGTTGCtcttaataaaaaatacatttataaaatcaCTAATAAGGCTTCGCAAGCTGCAGCTGCATCAGAAGTCTTTGAGTAAAACGTagcttgaataaaaaacaaaacttaaatgtAAGAACATttacaaaggaaaacaaaaaagagaacaaagtcTAATATTTCTAAACCATGCATTATTAGCTACTACATTACTAAACGATGCATACAGGGATCCCACCCTACCCGCCACCCCTTAATTCTACCTACATGACTAGAAACCTTAAAGCATCAACGCAGACCAGGTGTGATCGCCCTTGCTGTCATACTTCATAAGATTATTACAGAGCTCAGCACATGGAACAAGAGACCTGACGCTTTTTGACATTgtgcttaataaaaaaaaaaaagtcattctgCCAGCTAGAAACAGGAGGGGTTGCTCCTCTAGCCCTTAGGTTTGTTTGTGTAACGCTCGCTAAACAAGTACTGTATTTGATCTGAACCATGGtaaacaccaccaacaccaacaaaaacacaaaattaaacaaacTAATTTAGGCGGTGTTTGACCAGCGACTCGTGTTCTGTGAAGtaaaacaactgtttttttttttcaatgcagtCTGGTGGTTATAAAAGGAGCGATGTCATGGCTGATTCTGGGCAAATAAAGCATCTTTCTCTTTAAGAAAAATTGTGAATATATGTCAAAGTAATATCAATAAGTTTTCAGACGCTTAAATGCTTATTTATTCTTCCTTATGTATGAAAATagaaacatacattttataCTCTATAACCATCACTATCCATATACTCGCACGCGTCCTTTACGTTGGGATCCAGAACTCTCTGTGCCTTTGAATCATCCAGACACCAAAATTCGAAAATCAGTCCCCACGTTttaaaagtatgtgaacccccCCCTTTACACGCATTGCTCCTGCTCCATCGTTAAGCTTATTTTTCCATCATGTttagatgtttgtgttcatcatCTCCACTTGCCTTCTTCACTGCTGCCCACAGTAAAGTGTCTCGACCTGTGTGCTCATGTCTCACCTCATGTCTGCCTCCATCCTAGGCCCTGTGTTTGGAAACCAAGATCAGTTTCTTGGGCTGGCTATTTTTTTGGATACCTTCCGCAATGATCTCCATGGGATggatgtaagtgtgtgtgactttggGTGATTGACCTGCTTGTTTCTTCGCAGGGCCCGTGTTTTCCAACAATGCTCTCTTCCACGGGCTGGCCGTTTTTATAGATACTTATTCTAACGATGATGCCACCGATGTGAGTGGCTGCTCAGGTCGAATCGTCAGCATGTTGTCgcaacttgtttttcttttcttttactcGGAGTCAGCATGTTGTTGgaagtttttttctgcatgttaaAAAGTTAtaactgcatttatttttgcacattttctaCTGCAGAAACTCAATCATGTTTTTTGGCATGATGGCTGTCAGACAGTTCCCGTGTTGGTAAACATCATTTAGTGTCTCTATGAGTACATTCTGATACTTGAATACTTTCACAttgcagtttaaaatgttctgctttgttgttgttcctcATTGGAGTTGGatcctttgttttttaatctctgcACGTCTGGACTATGTGGTCATTATGTGAAGCTAAAACAGATCCAGAAGCATCTAGCTTACTTCAAATTAACAAATTCAAGTCTAACTGTTTCCAGCTATCAGCCAGTTAATTATCTCTGTCAGAGATTAAATGTAGATATAGGttcatattaataattaaagGTATAAGTTCCTGCAGTGTGAAAGTAGCCTCTGTGAATACAGAAACATGAGCTGATATGTGCAGGAGCCCTGAGCGACAAGTGAGAAAATACATTCAGCAAAATCTTTTTTCTAAAAATGTCTATCTTGCATAATTTTACTAATTATTCTTTCAATAAACACTTTCATTCATAATGGATGAAAATAAGAGTTGGAAGAATACAAAAAGTTTGACAAAGGGCGAATAAAAGTTTTGTTACATTCAGTTTttcaaatttattttattttgaagggatCAACATTGAAATGCTTATTTTGACCACAAGGGGCAGAAGTGCAGCAACTCCCCATGTAATGAATATGACTGATATCATTCATGTTATCTTGGAAACctcttttttcagattttttcaaACTGGATAAATCATTTTCTCctatttattaaaatgttaaacctgATGTGGAACCCTAAAATAAAGTGcatcttatttattttctcacttGATGCTAAGGGCTTCTCCAGCAGCACACTGTGGACTTCTTTTATCTATTCATTTGTCcatcatctttatttaaaaagacatgTATGCAACATTATGTGTTAAGCTTTAGTTGTTGATTTTGATCTCTTCTGTTGCCAGCGGTCCTTCCCGTTTATTTCAGCCATGGTGAACAACGGTTCAGTGAACTACGACCACGGCAAAGATGGCCGATCGTCGGAGCTGGGAGGCTGCTCCGCTGAGATCAGGAACAGAGATCATGACACGTACCTCGCCATCCGCTACTCCAGAGAGAGACTCACGGTATTTAAACaatctcttttttatttctaccaGGATGCTggtagatatttaaaaaaatattctaaaGCACGtactttgtttttcatgattttgaggatttaaaagtttatttttctttgatagAAAGATATTTGTTTGCAGTTCTATATTGCATGACTTCAATGTAAGTTATATCCTGCAGGTGATGATTGATGTTGAAGACAAGAATGAGTGGAAAGAGTGCATCGACATCGGGGGGGTTCGTCTTCCTACCGGATATTTCTTTGGGGCCTCGGCAGCTACGGGAGATCTGTCCGGTAGGTTGGAGCTTAAGGCTGTACTCTAACAAACAGTTTTTAACAAAACCaatacaaagtgaagtttttaaaTGATGATATCAACCACTTTCTCTAAGTGACATTCTTGTGGTATTCTAAATAGTTCATACTCACCACATTGTCAAATCGTTTGAACtttctttattgtgtttcaGATAACCATGACATCATCTCCATGAAGCTCTACCAGCTGATGGTAGAACACAGCCCTGAGGAGGAGAATCAGGACTGGACAAAGATCGAGCCCAGCGTCAGCCTCCTCAAGTCCCCTAAAGGTACATTAAAGCTGCAGGAATCttgttctgtttgtgtatgtagaGAGTACATGTGACTAACTGTGGGAAACGTGTCATCGCTCACACTGTACAATTATTTACAACTGAAAATTCACTCCATCCAGAATGCAGTGATTTACATCCAGTCATGCAAATTGAGAATCGAGAAAAGAGAGTCATGCCTGTTAATTTTGatgcaaataaaataagtgGCAAATCGCAAAGGCAGAACGTGTTGTATTGAAGATTTTTATGTCTACAACACAATcaggaatcagaatcagaatttagACATTACAGTTGCTCTTATTTACAGTATAGAAGAAGAAACATATAGGAATAGAGTTCTATTTTAGGACTAGGTGGTCTAATCCCTTGTAACCTGCATTATAAAAtcagggcggggggggggatacaGTAGTGGGTACTTGAGGCAGGGTATAAAGAGAGGCAATAACATCCATCAGGGGGCTGCCACCCTCCTTCCTAGGTGTTTTGATGACTTGCCCACAACAACTCCAGAGGGCTCATCGGCAACATGTGGTGTCCCAGATGTGCCCCCCTCTGCTTTACCTCCCTCTACTCACCCTGAGTTTGTGCTCATGAATTTTTAACAACTCCATCCCAAGCAGGACAGCCATTCACAAATAAGCCATTGAGTTGAAACGTTGGGAGTGAACGTGTGCTTTCTCGTACCTCCACAGACAACATTGACGATCCTACCGGAAACTTCCGAGGCACGCCCCTCACCGGCTGGAAGGTGTTCCTGCTCCTGCTCTGCGCCCTGCTGGGAATCGTCGTGTGCGCCGTGGTCGGAGCTGTAGTTTTCCAGAAGAGGCAGGAGAGGAACAAGAGGTTTTACTGAGGAAGAAAAGACGGAGAACCTTGTCAGGgagatgtttgtttgtggaaTGAACTGTTTCCAGATGACAGATAGAGCACATTCAATGtgaatttttttctaaaagattgtacaaatgtttatatcttttGAAGCACTGCGTTGGGAATGGACGATGGTAACTTGAGATGTGGGTTAAAAGATGGCGGACAAGAGGTTACCATAATGAGTGACCCTGATctatgctgttttttgtttttggttttcatgTGTCCATTGATGGCAGCGTGAGAATAGACCTGCTGCTGTTAAAGCGCTTTGATCTCCACCTTTAACTCTGTTTAGAAATATGCTAAATCATCAAACAGATGTCTCCAGCCCgtttctgcttttctcttttctgcagatatgatgctaaaaaaaaaaatcggcgTACTTTGGCATCCAATggtcattttgattttgatttttgtctTCCAGACTTTTTACCCTATTTTTTATGGAATAAGAAAGTTacaaaaatgtcagacaaaaaaaaaacataatgaagaaaacatgttaaacattaGAAGAGTAGAAAATCAAATGGGTAACCCATGGGACATGTTGCATTTGTTGATCTTTCTTTGTTACTTTTTCTATTCTTCATTTAAGAAACTTTAAAGAAGAAACCTTTGCTGTTTGTTACCTTTGATCATTCAGACAGTTTAACTTGTTAGCAAGGATAAAATCATGCTCTCCATGTAATCATTCATAAAGGAGCAGAACACAGTGACTAGGGGGATAAATTATATAAATGTGTTGTCAGGACCCTCGACTGTCAGACAACAGgagtgaaagtttttttttttttttttcagtgttggGGTTTTAAACACTTCACATCCTCAGTCCTAAAGGCAgagatgtttgatgtttttcctttctgtctgtttgtttccctGCAGCATCGGGGTGATTAATCCAGAATATGCCTTAGTTAtgaattgtttgtgttttatgtttaataatGATTCATCATGACAGACCCTCTGTCATTCAATGAAGTATTATGAGAATCACTGACTGATTCAAGTGTGATTAATAAAAGCAGCTCTTTCAAAGAACACAGACGAGGAAATAATAAACCTTAAAGTCCACTTAACACCTTCAAACCAGCTTTTTCATTTCTCTGAAGATCATATTGCTCTTCTTTTGGTTTTCTTCCAGCCCCCCTGCTCCCCATATCTCGGGTAAatcttgaatcttttttttttttcctgctcccTTGAAGCTGTGCTGTATTAGTTTCTGCCACATCTGATTTGTGATGAGACTCGACACAACTTGAAACCACTCTACAGAAATAAAGTAATACGATTAAAACTGTTTGAGTCGTGGTGTATTATTGACAAGTTTTATCCACCTTTAACTTTGGATTATCAAAGTATTTATCAGGAAGAATGTAACAGTCTTAAAGACAAGTGATTAATATAAtcattaaaaagataaatgaagaAACACCGTCAAGACTGCAACAGTAACAACAATTCTCAAGACAGTGCCCAATGCagagaaacaagaaacacatttagTGCACAAAACAGAACGATATTACTGCAACATTATCCATTATTCAGCAACGTGTACACCAAAACACAGCGAAGCAAAGAGGCAATAAGTCAAAAATGAAATACGACTCATAAATCTTAAAAGTCTTAGATGAAGTTTGTAAAGAGCTAATAGACCATCAGGCTGGAGTAAAGGACGAGGAAAATTGAACAGCTGGTTAGACATTAAtaacaatgacatttaaaatagTGTAAAAGCATAGATTACAGTCCATTCACTCAAACACTTCATGTAAACAGTATCTATAATGTAGATACTGGtaatctttttaaaataatgaacacatttttttaaaatacaaatatttttttctttatttaaaaataatgaagaaaTGTAGCCtcgtaaaaaaaactttccctcTAACACGCCTGAATTTAGAACTATATGGAAATAATAATTActtggggggggaaaaaaaatattcgaagtgtcaaagtttaaaaagactttCCAGAAATTTCcaggttttttttggtgttCTGTTGAGTTAGAGGGGCGGGGCTTAATAGCGAAGTATCGATGCCCCGCCCACTGTCTCGCTCTGCCGGTTGCGAAGGTGCGAACTCGGCGGTAACTCACCTGCTCGCCTGTGCTTCTCAAGGTCGCTAGCTTTCATGAAGCCAAATAATTTAGCTTCAGTGGAGCTGAAGTGCTTCACTACAACAATGTAAGTGTTCACTGTTTGCCAACATTGCAAGTTCAAATTGTTTCTCCATTTGCTGTGTTTCATCTTTGTCATATTAAACCAATGAGGCTGctggttgttttctttgttggtgTTTGTCTGGCTTTAAATTTCCTCTTGCTTTAAAATGTGGGACTATTTGTTTGATTGCATTATTTTTGAATATTGGCTTTGCCTTACTTTGGTTGTAGTTGATCCATCCTTTGACTGATGTATTGTGTAGCTGTCATGCTGTTGATTACATTAGTGGTGAAATGTAGGCTTTAACTTGTATTATTTGTGTGTTGCAACCAGGTGTTTAATTTGTAAAGGCTTTTAAAGACATAATTAGCCTATGCCTGCCCACACACGCAGCTATTCAAATATTGAATCACCTGCAGTATTGTCTACATTAAACAGAAAGCAAAGGGGTTATTTGTAAACATGATTTACTAATCTTAATAAATCACATCTGAACAGCAGAGCTTATGTCATAAGCCTAAATCACCATGACGTGCCCTGGCCTGTTGCTGTGAAGCAGGTGGACTGCTAGGATTTATCCACCTCATTTCTCCTGTATGCTTATTTACGGGGCGAAAATGTGCAGTATTCATTATTTGTATTTGCTAAAAAAAGCCATTTAACATGTGTTGTCTCTCTCGAAAGAAGCAGCTAAAAGTGAAAACAATCATCCCGCAGGTATTAGAAGCGACCTTTATGCTACGAGGATTCaaagtgtgtcagaagtgtCTTTGCTGCTCATAAATGGATTATCTCAAGTGCATTTTATTTTCCGTTTGAGTTTGTGGTTTGAAAGTTGAAACTATATCATCCAGCTGTAACCTTTTTAAAGTTTAGAATGACTTTGTGTTGGGTCATCTTTATCTTGtctttggttttattcattAAAAGTTGTTTCTTGGCATTTTCTCACACTGACCTATGTCTCGTAGCGTATCTTTGTGAATTTATGCATCATAATTTATTAACAATATCCACAAAGCATTTCTATCACAGTTATCCATCATTTCTCAAATCTGCAAAAAGATCACATTGTCCAACTGTTATGCCTTTTTTGACCACAAGATAGTGGTATAGCATTGCTTTTCCAGGCTAGAGCAGTTACACAGCTTTGTCAGATACCTAGTAGGccacttaacttaaaaaaaaaaaaaaaattgcgcCTTACCGTGCATTATTTCATATTACTTATTGAATTAGCACTTGATCCAGAAGTCACTCATTTTCAACATGGCCAGCAAATGTAGAAATGTACCTTGTTCATTACTACAGGAACCCTCAAGGTTGAAAATAGtgtactttattttgaaatacatcaGTCAAAATCAATCATTTTCACATTAATATTTTCCGCATGACCTTATACACATAGGCCAAAGATATACGCTCCTTACCTCCAGGCTGAGTACTGCAGATCATCATGTGAAAAAATCTGTCATCCTTCAGCATTTCATCACTTTCCACACAACGCTGATAGAGTATTCAAGCGCATTATTGAATTTTCATTATCCAGcgcggctgtgtgtgtgtggcagcccacacacacacagactatcAATCCAGCCCACcatgcatcagtgtgtgtgtgtgtgtgtgtgtgtgtgtgtgtgtgtgtgtgtgtgtgacaggggGCAGAAGTTTTAATAGCCCACAGTTTTGTACTTCCACACCTGGAAGCTGTGATTGACTTGAAAGCTGACTGACAGAGTGAGCTATTGCCTCAGGGTTGATAGCCTTCATCCTACGGATCCTCCAGCACCTGGGACTGAGGGACATGTTAGTCACAGCATAGAGGGGGGGACGTGTTGGATTCAGGGCTGAAGGTTAGGATTAataatgtacattttgtaaAGCACATTAGTGCTGTATTGCGTGAAATGGGTCACCAGATTGGTAACATTGAATCCATGTCAGTCAATACTTGTAGGAGGTCGCCATTTTAATGGGTGTACGGTcaaaagtaaaagtatgaagATGAAATGGCTATTGTAAGCCAATTTGGAGAAACCAATATCTTCatcttttgaacattttaaactcatCAAAGCAATTTGTAAGGAGGGAAAAGTCATCTGAAGCTCGTGCACCTCTTGAAGTTTGCAGGGAGCTTGTGTATAGAAGACGGTGTCATCAGCATAGAAGTGTGTTTTTACTCTTAAGTTGAAGCTCTTAATCATTTATTCTGCTGCTCAATGATGTGCTGAGAAGCATCCAATTATTTCATTTACTCAAGATTTCCCTTCATTTTGCTCTCTTTGTGAGTGTAATCACTGatt
This is a stretch of genomic DNA from Labrus bergylta chromosome 9, fLabBer1.1, whole genome shotgun sequence. It encodes these proteins:
- the lman2 gene encoding vesicular integral-membrane protein VIP36 isoform X1, whose protein sequence is MKCGCDSLRLSGFHPGGNVRRTGSIYGVSRNILDTRVTLRSFLNKMGNFRVFLRAALVFLIFGVCFVSCDITDGNVEHLKREHSLMKPYQGVGSGHSSQWDFWGNTLVTSSYVRLTPDERSKQGSIWNTVPCHLKDWEMHVQFKIHGSGKKNLHGDGIALWYTKDRLHPGPVFGNQDQFLGLAIFLDTFRNDLHGMDRSFPFISAMVNNGSVNYDHGKDGRSSELGGCSAEIRNRDHDTYLAIRYSRERLTVMIDVEDKNEWKECIDIGGVRLPTGYFFGASAATGDLSDNHDIISMKLYQLMVEHSPEEENQDWTKIEPSVSLLKSPKDNIDDPTGNFRGTPLTGWKVFLLLLCALLGIVVCAVVGAVVFQKRQERNKRFY
- the lman2 gene encoding vesicular integral-membrane protein VIP36 isoform X2 translates to MGNFRVFLRAALVFLIFGVCFVSCDITDGNVEHLKREHSLMKPYQGVGSGHSSQWDFWGNTLVTSSYVRLTPDERSKQGSIWNTVPCHLKDWEMHVQFKIHGSGKKNLHGDGIALWYTKDRLHPGPVFSNNALFHGLAVFIDTYSNDDATDRSFPFISAMVNNGSVNYDHGKDGRSSELGGCSAEIRNRDHDTYLAIRYSRERLTVMIDVEDKNEWKECIDIGGVRLPTGYFFGASAATGDLSDNHDIISMKLYQLMVEHSPEEENQDWTKIEPSVSLLKSPKDNIDDPTGNFRGTPLTGWKVFLLLLCALLGIVVCAVVGAVVFQKRQERNKRFY